From the Odocoileus virginianus isolate 20LAN1187 ecotype Illinois chromosome 20, Ovbor_1.2, whole genome shotgun sequence genome, the window ACCCGTGTGGTAATGGTGAGCCAGCAACCCCCAGAGTTCGCCCCCTCGAGGTAGGGGTGGAGGCCCTCCATCAGGGCCCAGTGACCGGTCACCCTGCCTGTCCCCAGGTGCTGCCGGAAGTACGGCTCCTGCCACGGAGGCTGCCCCTGGCCTTCCGAGACGCGACCTCGGCCCCGCTGCGTAAGCTCTCCGTGGACCTCATCAAGACCTACAAGCACATCAATGAGGTGGGCAGAGAAGCAGGGATACAGGGTGGGCGCAGAGGGGTCCTGACAACCTGTCACTCACCATTCCCCGCCTCCCGGCCGGCTGGGCAGGTGTACTATGCGAAGAAGAAGCGGCGGGCCCAGCAGGCGCCACCTCAGGACTCGAGCaccaagaaggagaaaaaggtcCTGAACCACGGTTATGACGATGACAACCACGACTACATCGTGCGCAGCGGCGAGCGCTGGCTGGAGCGCTATGAGATTGACTCGCTCATTGGCAAAGGCTCCTTTGGCCAGGTGCGGGGTGCCCCTCACCCGACCCTGATCCAGGGCTTGGGAGGTACGGGCACCCACTGGTATTGACCCCCACAGCCAGTGGGTTCAGTGGCTTCAAGCTCCGTGCTGGCCACTTGTCCCAGCGCAGTCACTTGGTtacctgtgcctcagtttcctttgctataaaaTAGTGCGAACAACAGGACTCCCCACATAAGGTTGTGTCCCATGTTTACACTAGTGTCTGACTGTTGGTGAGCACTCCAGTTTTGAATGAGTAGTGTTACTTACTGGTGGTGATATCGGTGGGTGTCCTTGCTGGAGAGAGGGGTGGTCCCTGGCTCTGTTCCCTGTGCCCCCATTCCTTCACTTTGTGACGGGCTTGTGATCACAGGTGGTGAAGGCCTATGACCATCAGACCCAGGAGCTGGTGGCCATTAAGATCATCAAgaacaagaaagccttcctgaacCAGGCCCAGATTGAGCTGCGGCTGCTGGAGCTGATGAACCAGCATGACACAGAGATGAAGTACTACATAGGTgaggcctggggcagggctgcTCGGGAAGCCCCCTACCCCCAGCAGGGGCTGGGGTCTTCAGGGCAGGGTTGCCACTTTCACAGTATCCTGTTCACATAAGAATGCTGGCCAGTTTACTGAGTGCTCACTAAGTGGTCAGGCTCTATTATTAAGAACTTTACACACATTAACTTGTTGAACCCTCATCACAGATTACCCACAGTTTGGAGATGAAAAAACAGAGGCAGTTAGGTGCCATCACTTGCAGCAGGTCACGGTGTTTGTGCTCAACAGAGCTGTCATTTGACCAGGCAGTGACCTCCAGAGCCTTACTCTGTGTGCATCTTTGTCCACTTTCCTATACTGATTCCTCTTAGAAAAATCAAGCAGATTGAAGGAGTGTGTTTCTTTTAAAGGGAAGATACACATCCTTAGGTAAATGGAAAGCGAGTATACCCCTTgtcacaaaaataaacagaactgaGACTAAAAACAGtgttataaaatgaaatgaggaCGTGTGGGATGGTGTTAAAAACCCATCTGCAGCACATAGAAACTTTCTCTTTGGCTTAATCACAAAGTCTGACAGAGATTTGAAGAGGTTAACTTCCTGTAAATGAAACTGTGGACATATGAAAACATTCTGATCAGTAGCCagtagagaatcccatggacagaggagcctggtgggctacagtacacagggtcgcaaagagtcggacacgactgaagcgacctagcaggcATGCACCCAGCACGCAGAGCACACTCCCGTTTATCTGTGCTCGAGAAGCAGACAGATCCGACGCCAGCCTGTCTGTGTGACTGCGGGCCGCCGGCCCTcgcagagcctcagtttcttcttgcTCGGCCCGTGTCCGCCCCCTTCCCGGCAGTGCACCTGAAGCGGCACTTCATGTTCCGGAACCACCTGTGCCTGGTGTTCGAGCTGCTCTCCTACAACCTGTACGACCTCCTGCGCAACACGCACTTCCGCGGCGTCTCGCTCAACCTGACGCGGAAGCTGGCGCAGCAGCTCTGCACGGCGCTGCTCTTCCTGGCCACGCCCGAGCTCAGCATCATTCACTGCGACCTCAAGCCCGAGAACATCCTGCTCTGCAACCCCAAGCGCAGCGCCATCAAGATCGTGGACTTCGGCAGCTCCTGCCAGCTCGGCCAGCGGGTGCGGCCCGGCCTCGGGGGCGGGGCTCGGTGTGGGTGTGGCCCGGCTGTGGGCGGGGCCGACTGGCGGCCTGGGTCCGCGGGGCGAGGCTAGGCTAGGTGAAGATAGCCTTGTCACGTGCATCCTGACGAGGCTGATACCAGAGCTACGGTGCTTGGGATGGGGCCAAGAGGGAGAGGGCCACCGGGTGTACAGCCTGAAGGGACAGGGCCAGTTTTGAGACTCCCagattggggagggggtgggcagagggctaGTTGGGTACCTGTGAGCCTGAAAAGCTGTGGCGCTatacaaagttttattttaccCTGTACTCTTAAAATTGGCGATGGAAGGGGCGAGGCTCTTTAACTTTGCAGCTCAGAGATGCTGGTAGAGGTTTGAAAAGGTCTAGtttgggagggtggggagggcctAGGTTTGCTGGCTGCCAGCCTCTGGTGACCTCAGACTAGGCCAGCAGAGAGCCCTGAAGCCGATGAGTATGATAGTGGTGGTGATTCCAGGAAGCTGGTGCTGATAACATGAGGGTTTGGCGACCCCCGTCCCAAGTGTTGGGGGCTCGCCCTCAGTCGGCCCTCCTAGCTTTGGGGCTGTTCTCTTAGCAGAGGCTGGGACCTCTGATGGTTGCCCTCTCCTGTCCTCCAGATCTACCAGTACATCCAGAGCCGTTTCTACCGTTCGCCCGAGGTGCTCCTGGGCACTCCCTACGACCTGGCCATTGACATGTGGTCCCTGGGCTGCATCCTGGTGGAGATGCACACTGGAGAGCCCCTCTTCAGTGGCTCCAATGAGGTGTGCTCCCGAGGAGGGGGTGTGCTCCCGAGGAGGGGGTGGAGGCCCGGCCGGCCCAGTGACCCTGACGGCCCGCCTGCTCTCAGGTGGACCAGATGAACCGGATCGTGGAGGTGCTGGGCATCCCACCAGCCCCCATGCTGGACCAGGCGCCCAAGGCTCGAAAGTACTTCGAGCGGCTGCCTGGGGGCGGCTGGACCCTACGAAGGACAAAGGAACTCAGGAAGGTGCGGCCCCCGCCCCACGCCGCTCCTCCTACCCCGGCGGCCCCTCACTCCCTCACACTTGGGGCTCCCTCCTCCGTCCCCCTGCTTCCTCCCTGTGTCTTTCCCTGTctgtcctttccttcctcccccccacccccgtctcctACTACCCACCGCACAGCTCTTCTTAGCTTCTCTCTTTCCACTTTCTCTCTCGTGCCTCTGTTTGCCCGTGTGtgtctccctgcccctcctgcccacTGACGGCCACTCTCttgccccccctcccacctccccctgccaGGATTACCAGGGCCCCGGGACACGGCGGCTGCAGGAGGTGCTGGGCGTGCAGACGGGCGGGCCCGGGGGCCGGCGGGCGGGGGAGCCGGGCCACAGCCCCGCCGACTACCTCCGCTTCCAGGACTTGGTGCTGCGCATGCTGGAGTATGAGCCCGCCGCCCGCATCAGCCCGCTGGGGGCGCTGCAGCACGGCTTCTTTCGCCGCACGGCTGATGAGGCCACCAACACGGGCCCGGCGGGCAGCAGTGCCTCCACCTCGCCCGCACCCCTCGACACCTGCCCCTCCTCCAGCACCGCCAGCTCCATCTCCAGCTCCGGTGGGTGCTCAGTGCCGGACGAGGGGTCGGGTAGTTCTATCGGCCGGTGTGtggcagggatgggggtgggggaatagCTTTATCACTGGGCCTTGGCCTAGAGCTTTGAAATTACGAGATCCTGAATTCCACAGTGGGTGGAGCAGGGGAGCTCAGACGATCCCTGAGCTTATCAGATCGCTAAAACTTGTATTGACTCTTTGACACCCAACTGAACCCTGACCCCTAATCTCACTTGTGTCTGATCCTTTAAATGGGCCTGGGCCACAGACAAGACTCAGCCGACTGAAGACTAGCACCCCATCACCCTCCCCCCAGCTTTCCTTGCTAAGGCCTCTCTCCTTCCTTGGCACTTCCAGGAGGCTCCAGTGGCTCCTCCAGTGACAACAGGACCTACCGCTATAGCAACCGATATTGTGGGGGCCCTGGGCCCCCCATCACTGACTGTGAGATGAACAGCCCCCAGGTAATGGGGTCTTGGGGACTTGGGAGGAGGGTGGTGGGCTGTCTGGGGcttcagaacccaggtctccatcacCCACCGTTGCTTTGCTCCTTTAGGTCCCGCCCTCCCAGCCGCTGCGCCCCTGGGCCGGGGGGGATGTGCCCCACAAGACACATCAGGCCCCTGCCTCTGCCTCGTCACTGCCGGGGGCTGGAGCCCAGTTACCCCCCCAACCCCGATGCCTTGGTCGTCCCCCATCACCAACCTCACCACCACCCCCGGAGCTGATGGATGTGAGCCTGGTGGGCGGGCCCCCAGACTGCTCCCCACCTCACCCGGCACCCGCCCCCCAGCACCCGGCTGCCTCAGCCCTCCGGACTCGGATGACGGGGGGCcgtccacccctcccaccccccgatGACCCCGCCACCCTGGGGCCTCGCTTGGGCCTCCGTGGTGTACCCCAGAGCACGGCAGCCAGCTCATGACCCTGCCCTCTCCCTGGGGCCCCTCCTGAAGCCATACCCCCCCATCCGGGGGCCCTGGGCTCCCATCCTCATCTCTCCCCTTGACTGGAATTGCTGCTACCCAGCCGGGGCGGGTGAGGCCTGCACTGAtcggggcctggggcaggggttCAAGGAGAGGGGTTGAGGCTCACCTCCCCACTAAGGACTGGACCCTTGGCCCCCTCTCTCcccttgttttctatttattgtaCCAAAGACAGTGGTGGTCCAGTTGGGTGGGGGGAGACCCCCCTCACCCCAGGGCCCtaggaggggtgggggcaggtaggGGGAGATGGCCTTGCTCCTCCTTGCTGTACCCCCCAGTAAAGAGCTTTCTCACATGCCCGCCTGAGCGTTTGCAGGCCCTTGGCTCCCCTCACCCCGCCCTCAGAGTCATGGGGAACGGTGTTCGGGGAAGGGGTACTGGCAGAGCTTTGTGGTTGGGGTGAGGCCCCGGTCCCTGGGGGAGTTACAGCACAGATGTGGGGTTGTAGGAGGCATGGGGCTGTGGAATCTTAGACATCGATCCTGGATATGCTCCTAGCCCTCACTGGCCTTTTCTCGGATAAACTGAGACCTTGAAAGGTAAAGGGCCAGCTGTCTATGGGGAACATCAGATTCTGTCCTGATAAGCCAGGGTTTGCACAGAGTCTGCACAGGCGTGGCTCATTCTGCCAGGCGTTCAGAAGGTGCTGAGTGCATGTAGCAGGCCTTATTGGTGCCATCTGGGGGATGGCAGGCAGCAATGGGAACAGAATTtacattcccccccacccccaccccattcacACACGCACACGTCTTGTCTCACTCTTTGGAATCAgtgctgaaaaaaatgttttagattCTCAGGCAAAAAGAAATTACCGGGGTTCCAGGTAAGTGGGCCTGTTTCCATGGTAATTTGGAAATTTCTGTCCCCCAACCGGCCAATCAAGAGCCGCCAGGTTCAAAGGATACTGGTGCGCGGCGCTTTCTGGGAAATGGCGTTCTTGGCACTCCTTTTTCCTGGTTTTCGTTGCTGAACTACAGAGCCCAGAGTTCTTTTCGCTCACGCGCTTAGCGGCTTCCCGGGCAGCCACTCGGCAGTCACAGACATCCAGGGCCCGGATGCTGGAGGCGGGCTGtagaggaggagaaggcagtgattGGGTGGTTTAGGCCAGACTCTCCGGAGCTTTGAGTTCTCCAGTCTCGCGGCAGGTGGGTTGCGCGCTGTGCTGGGAGAGCATGCAAGTTAGGCGTTCGTCGTCAAGGAGCAGGAGGTAAGCGGGGAGGCCCGAAGTTGCCCCACAATATGGGGCATTGCTGGCCGCTCTGTTGGGTGCGGCTCGGGGGAAGCCCCAGTCGGTAGGAGAGACGGGCAAGAGCCTCGTTATGGATCTGAATGTGATTTCTAACGGAAGCCGCTTGGAACGAGGAGAGAACCCGGCCCAGCACCGGTAGGGAAACCTTCCTGGGGGAGGAGGTGCTGTCTGAACTGAGACCTGAAGACGGAGGAATGTTTGGGGGTGGCGGTGGTGCGGCGGAATGGCTTGTGCGAAGACGGTGAAAAACAGGTGTGTGAATGAATCGCAGGTGATTCGTGTTAGTGGAAATCTTATTGAAAAGGGCTGTGTGAATTAGGTCGTGGAGGATTTTGTTGGCTCTTTAGGGAACTTGGACTTTGTCCTGAGGGCAGTGGGGAACCTCCGGGTAATTTCCAGAAGGGAAGGGACCCAATTTGCTGCCAACTGCCAG encodes:
- the DYRK1B gene encoding dual specificity tyrosine-phosphorylation-regulated kinase 1B isoform X2 — translated: MLAARPPNWGPHRAPAPRGRASPDLGLSGGGSRGAGCEKAPPGRAPAPGLAPLRPSEPTMAVPPGHGPFSGFPGPQEHTQVLPEVRLLPRRLPLAFRDATSAPLRKLSVDLIKTYKHINEVYYAKKKRRAQQAPPQDSSTKKEKKVLNHGYDDDNHDYIVRSGERWLERYEIDSLIGKGSFGQVVKAYDHQTQELVAIKIIKNKKAFLNQAQIELRLLELMNQHDTEMKYYIVHLKRHFMFRNHLCLVFELLSYNLYDLLRNTHFRGVSLNLTRKLAQQLCTALLFLATPELSIIHCDLKPENILLCNPKRSAIKIVDFGSSCQLGQRIYQYIQSRFYRSPEVLLGTPYDLAIDMWSLGCILVEMHTGEPLFSGSNEVDQMNRIVEVLGIPPAPMLDQAPKARKYFERLPGGGWTLRRTKELRKDLVLRMLEYEPAARISPLGALQHGFFRRTADEATNTGPAGSSASTSPAPLDTCPSSSTASSISSSGGSSGSSSDNRTYRYSNRYCGGPGPPITDCEMNSPQVPPSQPLRPWAGGDVPHKTHQAPASASSLPGAGAQLPPQPRCLGRPPSPTSPPPPELMDVSLVGGPPDCSPPHPAPAPQHPAASALRTRMTGGRPPLPPPDDPATLGPRLGLRGVPQSTAASS
- the DYRK1B gene encoding dual specificity tyrosine-phosphorylation-regulated kinase 1B isoform X1: MLAARPPNWGPHRAPAPRGRASPDLGLSGGGSRGAGCEKAPPGRAPAPGLAPLRPSEPTMAVPPGHGPFSGFPGPQEHTQVLPEVRLLPRRLPLAFRDATSAPLRKLSVDLIKTYKHINEVYYAKKKRRAQQAPPQDSSTKKEKKVLNHGYDDDNHDYIVRSGERWLERYEIDSLIGKGSFGQVVKAYDHQTQELVAIKIIKNKKAFLNQAQIELRLLELMNQHDTEMKYYIVHLKRHFMFRNHLCLVFELLSYNLYDLLRNTHFRGVSLNLTRKLAQQLCTALLFLATPELSIIHCDLKPENILLCNPKRSAIKIVDFGSSCQLGQRIYQYIQSRFYRSPEVLLGTPYDLAIDMWSLGCILVEMHTGEPLFSGSNEVDQMNRIVEVLGIPPAPMLDQAPKARKYFERLPGGGWTLRRTKELRKDYQGPGTRRLQEDLVLRMLEYEPAARISPLGALQHGFFRRTADEATNTGPAGSSASTSPAPLDTCPSSSTASSISSSGGSSGSSSDNRTYRYSNRYCGGPGPPITDCEMNSPQVPPSQPLRPWAGGDVPHKTHQAPASASSLPGAGAQLPPQPRCLGRPPSPTSPPPPELMDVSLVGGPPDCSPPHPAPAPQHPAASALRTRMTGGRPPLPPPDDPATLGPRLGLRGVPQSTAASS
- the DYRK1B gene encoding dual specificity tyrosine-phosphorylation-regulated kinase 1B isoform X3, producing MAVPPGHGPFSGFPGPQEHTQVLPEVRLLPRRLPLAFRDATSAPLRKLSVDLIKTYKHINEVYYAKKKRRAQQAPPQDSSTKKEKKVLNHGYDDDNHDYIVRSGERWLERYEIDSLIGKGSFGQVVKAYDHQTQELVAIKIIKNKKAFLNQAQIELRLLELMNQHDTEMKYYIVHLKRHFMFRNHLCLVFELLSYNLYDLLRNTHFRGVSLNLTRKLAQQLCTALLFLATPELSIIHCDLKPENILLCNPKRSAIKIVDFGSSCQLGQRIYQYIQSRFYRSPEVLLGTPYDLAIDMWSLGCILVEMHTGEPLFSGSNEVDQMNRIVEVLGIPPAPMLDQAPKARKYFERLPGGGWTLRRTKELRKDYQGPGTRRLQEVLGVQTGGPGGRRAGEPGHSPADYLRFQDLVLRMLEYEPAARISPLGALQHGFFRRTADEATNTGPAGSSASTSPAPLDTCPSSSTASSISSSGGSSGSSSDNRTYRYSNRYCGGPGPPITDCEMNSPQVPPSQPLRPWAGGDVPHKTHQAPASASSLPGAGAQLPPQPRCLGRPPSPTSPPPPELMDVSLVGGPPDCSPPHPAPAPQHPAASALRTRMTGGRPPLPPPDDPATLGPRLGLRGVPQSTAASS
- the DYRK1B gene encoding dual specificity tyrosine-phosphorylation-regulated kinase 1B isoform X4 translates to MLAARPPNWGPHRAPAPRGRASPDLGLSGGGSRGAGCEKAPPGRAPAPGLAPLRPSEPTMAVPPGHGPFSGFPGPQEHTQVLPEVRLLPRRLPLAFRDATSAPLRKLSVDLIKTYKHINEVYYAKKKRRAQQAPPQDSSTKKEKKVLNHGYDDDNHDYIVRSGERWLERYEIDSLIGKGSFGQVVKAYDHQTQELVAIKIIKNKKAFLNQAQIELRLLELMNQHDTEMKYYIVHLKRHFMFRNHLCLVFELLSYNLYDLLRNTHFRGVSLNLTRKLAQQLCTALLFLATPELSIIHCDLKPENILLCNPKRSAIKIVDFGSSCQLGQRIYQYIQSRFYRSPEVLLGTPYDLAIDMWSLGCILVEMHTGEPLFSGSNEVDQMNRIVEVLGIPPAPMLDQAPKARKYFERLPGGGWTLRRTKELRKDYQGPGTRRLQEVLGVQTGGPGGRRAGEPGHSPADYLRFQDLVLRMLEYEPAARISPLGALQHGFFRRTADEATNTGPAGSSASTSPAPLDTCPSSSTASSISSSGGSSGSSSDNRTYRYSNRYCGGPGPPITDCEMNSPQVPPSQPLRPWAGGDVPHKTHQAPASASSLPGAGAQLPPQPRCLGRPPSPTSPPPPELMDVSLVGGPPDCSPPHPAPAPQHPAASALRTRMTGGRPPLPPPDDPATLGPRLGLRGVPQSTAASS